GAACTTAGAGAGTCAAAACAACCATTAGAATATCCATCTTGTGGTAGCGTCTTTAAACGACCAGAAGGACATTTTACTGGCAAACTGATTCAAGATGCTGGCTTGCAAGGATTGAAATGGGGCGGCGCTCAAATTTCAGAAAAACATGCTGGTTTTATCGTGAATATCGATCAGGCTACAGCGACAGATTATGTAGAATTGATTGCTCATATCCAGCAAGTGATCAAAGAAAAATTTGATGTTGTATTGGAGACAGAAGTCCGGATTATTGGTGAAGAGCGTTAAAAAAAGAAGCCTTTCAATTGAAGGGCTTCTTTTTTTAATATTTTATTCAGCATTCGCTTGTAAATCTTCGATCTCAACGACTTTAAGATTTTTACGCTCTAAATTCTCAACAATCACTGCACAAGTTTCTTCAGTTGTTTCAGCAGGTAAAGTGATTAAGGTACGACGGATAAATTCATCTTCACCGATATCCAGCGTAATGCAGCTGGCAATACTGCTATGTTTAGCAATAATCTTCGTCATAGCGGCTAGATCTCCTTGTTTACCCGTTGTAGCAATTGTCAAAACATAACTACCACGTTGAATATTCCAAGACTGAGCAAGGATATTCAATAACGTACTATGCGTTAAAATGCCATAAAAATAGTTATTCTCATCCAACACTGCGATGTAAGGCAATTCTTTGATCGTAAAGAATACTTTGAAGAATGATGTGTTGACGAAAATAAATTTTGTCGCGTTTTTTAATAAATAAGTAACTGGTAAATTCATGTCTCCACCATTTGCTTTGTGGCGGTAGATGTGCATTTTATAAATATTTCCTCTAAAAATCTTTTCCGACTCATCTAAGATCGGTACACAACGATAACCTGAATCTTCAAGGATTTTCAAAGCCTCTTCTAAAGTGCAAGATTCATTGACTGTTGTAAGATTTTTCTTTTTGATAACAACGGATTTTAATAACATATTTTGACCCCCCGTAGGTTAAATTCATCTGACAAGCTAATGATAACATAATTTGAAAGAAAACCATAGTTTATTGAGTATCCATTGACATTTTGCTGAAAGAATGATAATGTTATTGAGTAAATTTGTGAATAGAGGAGGTTGAACAATGGCAACAAAAAAATCAGCACTTGCTTGTTCAGATTGTGGCTCCAGAAACTATTCTAAAGCCGTCAGTGAAGGAAAACGTGGAGAGCGGTTAGAAATCAAAAAATTCTGTAAATACTGTCAAAAATACACGTTACATAAAGAGACGAAATAGAAAATGGAGGAGTTCAAATGAAATTTTTACGTAGTGTTAAAGATGAGATGAAGCAAGTTACTTGGCCATCAAAAAAACAATTACGAAAAGATACGTTGGTTGTTATCGAAACATCAATTATTTTTGCGGCGTTATTCTTTGTAATGGATACAGTGATCCAAAAAGCTTTTGCGTTGATTCTTAAATAATTCAAACTAGTATTTCAGCACAAATAGTGCTATAATAGCAAGTGAGGAAAAACTTCGGGGAACTGAGGTTTTTTTATTTTCACATGAAAAAAAGAAGATGAGTTACAAGAAATTGCTTGTTACTTTTAATTTATTGTTCTACCAACTATTAAACCAAAAGGAGCCGAATCAGAAATGGAATCATTTGAAAAGAATTGGTATGTATTACATACATACTCAGGTTACGAAAACAAAGTAAAAGCAAACATTGAATCACGTGCACAAAGCATGGGCATGGGAGATTTCATTTTCCGTGTAGTTGTTCCAGAAGAAACAGAAACAGAAGTAAAAAATGGCAAATCAAAAGAGATCGTTCATAAAACATTCCCTGGATATGTCTTAGTGGAAATGACAATGACAGATGATTCTTGGTATGTCGTACGTAATACACCAGGCGTTACTGGATTTGTTGGTTCACATGGTGCCGGAAGCAAGCCAGCGCCATTATTACAAGAAGAAATCAATCACATTTTGCGTTCAATTGGCATGAGCACACGTCAATCTGATTTAGATGTTGCATTAGGCGATACTGTTCGTATCATCGAAGGTGCTTTTTCTGGTCTTGAAGGTGAAGTTACAGAAGTTGATGAAGAACGTCAAAAACTAAAAGTGAATATCGACATGTTTGGTCGTGAAACAAGTACTGAGCTAGACTTTGAACAAGTAGATTCAATTTAAATAACTAAAGAGCTGAGACATATTTGTTTTGGCATAGAGAGAGTGGAGCAAAACTAAGTATAGTTTTGTCCTGCTCTCTTCTTACTATAGTCATAACTGAAAAGGTGATAAAATGAAAAAGAAGAAGTATTATTTATTAGTAGCTAGCTGTCTTTTACTACTTTTTACTGGCTGCATCAGTAAGAAAACAGCTAAAGACGAAAATCAACCAGTTACCAAAAATTCGGCGACGAGTGAAACAACCCAAAAATCAACAATTCCTACATTGTTCATTCATGGATATAGCGGAGGTAGTGGGTCTTTTGGAAGAATGATCAAACGAATGGAAGCAAGCGATCAGACCAAGAAAGAGTTGATTTTAACCGTTAGCCCTGAAGGAGAAGTACAAGCAAAAGGCAATTTGTCCGGGAAGAAAAATAATCCTAGTATCCAAGTTCTTTTTAAAGATAACAAAAATAATGAATGGAATCAGGCAGAGTGGATCAAAAATTGTTTGACCTATATACAGGAGCATTATAGTGTTACAGAAGTAAATCTAGTAGGGCATTCCATGGGCGGTGCTAGTTCTTTACGTTATTTAACGACTTATGGCGATAATGAAAATTTACCTAAGGTCAAAAAATTTATTGGTATAGCAGCACCATTCAATAATTTTGTGGAATTGTCTAACGGCGAAACACTAGAGGATGTTATCAACAATGGACCCACAATTCAAAGTGAACGTTATGCTGATTATGTCAATGGAATTGAAAGAGTACCTAAAGATTTGAACGTGATGATCATCGCAGGAGATGTGAAAGACGGTAGCTTAAGTGATGAAGCCGTTCCTGTCGCTGATGCATTAAGTGTTGTTTCATTGCTTAATAAACACGGAAATAATGTAAAAGAGCAAGTCTTTTACGGGAAATCAGCCCAACACAGCCAGCTACACGAAAATACAGAAGTAGATCAACTTGTTGCAGATTTTTTATGGAAACAATAAAAAACAATTGTATCAATAAAGGAGAAAGCCATGAAAATCAGAATGAAAGATATTGCAAAAATGGCCAATGTATCTGAAGCTGCGGTTTCTTTAGTTTTAAATGATAAACCTTCCAGAATCTCCGAAAAAAAGAAACAAGAAATAAAAACCATCGCAAAAGAGTTAAATTACATTCCCAATATCGCAGCTCAAAGCCTCGCCAAAAAAGCTTCTCAAACAATTGGCGTTGTCATTCCTGATATTGAGAATCCGTTCTTTTCAAAACTCTGTAAACAATTAGAAGAGCGTTTTAGAGCAATGGGCTATTTGACAATTATCGTCAATTCCAATGATGATTTTACCGTGGAAAAAAATCTGATTCAAATGCTGTTGAATCGAGGTGTTGATGGGTTGATCATTGCGTTGTCGAATGAGTCTTTTTCGTGCAAAAAAGAACAAGAAGATTTTTTGAAAGAAATCGATGCACCGTTTGTTTTAGTGGATAGACAGGTTTCCATAAAAGACGTCAATCAAGTCTATTTTGACAGTCAAGAAGGCGGTAAGCTTTCAACAGAATATCTTCTGGAAAATGGTCATCGAAATATTGCTTTCATGACAGGAGATTTTAAGGTGCCAAGTACACTTGAGCGAATCAAGGGATACAGAAAAGCCTTGCAAAGCTATGATATAAACGTAAAAGAAGACTACATCATTGAAACGGGTTATCGCTTTAATTGTGGAATCGAAAAAGCAAATGAACTGTTCAAATTAACAGATGTCACAGCCGTGATAACCTCTAATGATATGGTAGCTTTTGGTGTTTTAAAGCAAGCTTTAAACAGTGGAAAGAAGATTCCAGAAGAGCTTTCGGTCATTGGCTACGACCGTTTAGAAATAGCAGATATTCTAGGGACTTCCTTAGCAACAGTAGAACAAAACATTTCTTCCTTAACAGAACAAGCAGTCTCCCTTTTAAAAAAGAAACTTACAAAGAAACAACTGAAAGCCACGACGATTATTTTGCAGCCAAGCTTATTTAAAGGGAAAAGTGTCAAAAAAATAAAATAGTTATTGACTAACCAAAAATAAAACGCTATCATAAGAACCAGATAGATTAAGCGGTTAATCTAAAAAATGCTTTTTTGATTATTCAAAAGGTATTTTTTTATACCATTTAGGTAATGCGCTTAACCTAAGAAGGAGGAAGGATTTATGATAAAAGAAAAAAGACCGATCATCATTGACACAGACCCAGGAATTGACGACGCAGTAGCTTTATCGATCGCCCTTAATCATCCAGAATTAGATGTCAAACTATTAACAACTGTTGCTGGAAATGTAAACGTACACAAAACGACTGAAAACACATTAAAACTAGTATCGTTTTTCGAAAAACAAGTCCCTGTTGCGAAAGGCTGTGATAAACCATTGTTGATCCAGCTAGAAGATTCGGCAGAAATTCACGGAGAAAGTGGAATGGATGGATATGATTTTCCTAAAGCCACGGCCAAAGCTCTGGATATTCATGCTGTAGAAGCAATGAAAGACTGCATCCTTTCCAGCTCAGAACCAATCACGTTAGTTCCAATTGCAGCTTTAACAAATATTGCGTTGCTTTTAAGTATGTATCCAGAAACAAAACAAAATATCAAAGAAATCGTGATGATGGGTGGTTCGCTATCAAGAGGAAATACCAATACGAGTGCAGAATTCAACACCTATGTTGATCCGCATGCCGCACAAATCGTTTTCCAATCAGGTATTCCCATCGTAATGGTTGGTTTAGATGTAACTAGTACAGCTGTATTGACAAAAAATGAAACAGAAAAAATCAAAGCTTTTGGGAAAGTGGGCAATATGTTTTACTCATTATTCCAACATTATCGTGGTGGTAGTTTACAGACGGGATTAAAAATGCACGATGTTTGTGCCATTGCCTACTTAACTGATCCAGATCTGTTCACAGTTCAAGAAACCTTTATTGAAATCGCTTTAGACGGTCCAGCCGCAGGGGCAACAGTGGCAGATTTAAAAATGAAGTACCATGATTCAACGAATGCAACGGCGTGTTTAGATATCGATATTCCAGCATTCCAAAAATGGGTAGTATCAAATTTAGAAAAAATAAATTAAAAAAGGAGTCATACTATGATTGAGTCATTGTTAGTGTTAGTTGTTTTAGCTCTTGTTGCTTATTTGATCATTAAGAATTATCATCCTGCTCTAAGTTTGATCAGTGGGGCATTGATTTTGTTATTGTTCGCTGTTTTATTGGGGCATCCACTGTATCCAGCTGATGAAGGAACAGGTTTAGCATTCTTTGATATTTTCTTGAAATTTAAAGATACGATCATCGCCCAAGTTAGTTCAGCGGGAATCGTGATCATGATTTTATTTGGTTATTCAGGCTATATGAACGTAATTGGAGCTAATCAAGTAGCCGTGAATATTTTAGTGAAACCGCTACAAAAAATAAAATCAAAAGCATTATTCGTGCCACTTGTTTTCTTAGTTGGTAATTTAATGTCTTTGGTTGTGCCAAGTGCTTCTAGTTTAGCAATTATTTTGATGGCGATTTTATATCCGATGTTAGCAAGTATGGGCATTTCTTCTTTGACTGCAGCAGGTGTAATCGCTATGACTGCGACAATTATGCCAACACCACTCGGAGCTGATAATGTTATTGCAGCTCAAACATTAGATTATGATTTGCTGACGTATGTTGCATGGAATGCTAAAATTTCAATTCCTACTTTGCTGATTATGGCGGTTGTACATTATTTTTGGCAAAAATATTGTGATAAAAAAGAAGGCGCTGCTGCTTTTGTTGCAATCGAAAATGATGGACTCGCGAAGCAAGAAGAGTTTGATACACCGAAAATTTATGCGCTGTTACCATTATTACCGTTGATTTTGATTTTAGTCGTTGGAATCACAAGTATGTTTGTAAAAGGGATTCAAATGGATATATTTGTTTTGACATTCATTTCATTTTTTATAGCTGTAGCGTTTGAAACAATCAGACATAGATCGTATAAAAAAATTCAAGATTCTGCAGCAGAAATGTTTAAAGGGATGGGCCAAGGATTTAGCCAAGTTGTCATGCTGGTTGTTGGGGGTTCTTTGTTTACGACGGCAGTTCAATCGCTAGGAATTATTGATAATTTAATGGCATCTGTTGAATCTTCGGCATCAGCTGGATTAGTTACAACATTGATTTTCAGTGGTGCTACTACTTTATTTGGTATTCTAAGTGGTGGTGGGTTGGCTATGTTTTATGCAGTGATCGAATTGATTCCAGATATTGCCTCTAAAGCTGGAATTGATGGCATTTTGATTTCATTACCAATGCAAATGATTGCAAACTTAGCAAGAACGATTTCACCAGTAGCCGCAGTTGTGATGATCGTTGCATCAACTGTTGGTGTAAGCCCAGTTCGTATTTTAAAACGGACAAGTGTTCCGACGATTGTAGGGATTATTTGCGTCGTTGTATTATCGATTCTTTTACTTCCTTATTAATCTAAGGAGCTGACCTTTTGCGGAGATGAGTATAAATGGAAATAACGTTAGCAGAACTAAAAGACTTCAAAGAAATCAACGATTTGTTTGAATCAGCAAAAAAATATATGGATCAAACGAATGTGCATCAATGGACCAAGTTTTATCCGAATGAACACATCGTTCAGCATGATATTTATGAGCGATCTTTATACAAATTAGTTGAAGAGCATCACATTGTTGCGGTAGCTACTGTAGATAAGTTAGATCAAAATATCTATAGTTTAAGACGTATCGCAACGAATCCAGATTATATATCTAATGGTTATGCATCGAGTTTACTAAATGATATAATAAATAGAGTAAAAGAAAAAAATGGAAAGCATATTTATTCAAGTACAAATCATTCCAATCGCAGCATGCAGCATTTTTTTAAGAAGCATGGTTTTGAAAAAATTTCAGAGTACACTGAAATTGAAAGAGAGCATCTGGGTTCTTTCTATAAGTATTTGAAGAAAATATAAGTAAGGAGAGTCCGCGATGAACAAAGTAATAGTTTTAGGAAGTATCAATATGGATATGGTCATGGAAACAGACCGACTACCCAAAATTGGAGAAACACTATTAGGAGAGACGATTGATTATTACGTTGGGGGTAAAGGCGCTAATCAAGCTGTTGCTGCTTCCAGAGTGGGTGCTGAGGTTTCTTTAATTGGAAAAATCGGCGATGATACATTCGGTTCTAAGGTTTATAAGCACTTAGAAAATGAACACATCGATGTGAGTGCTGTCATATCTGAAAAAAATATTTTTACAGGTGTTGCGTCTATTTTTAAACTAAAAGAAGATAATGCAATCGTAGTTTTACCTGGTGCAAACATGTTGTTGACGAATATCGATAGTGAATTAAACGAAAGAATAACGGCCAAAGATGTTCTTTTGACACAGTTAGAGATACCAGTTGATACTGTGAAAAAAGGGTTGCAACTTGCTAAGAGCAAAGGTGCTATCACTATTTTAAATCCAGCGCCGTATAACGATCAGGTCACAGATATGCTGCCGTTTGTGGATATCATTACGCCAAATGAAACAGAATTTGAAGGTCTATTAGGACACAGAATTCCAGATGCGGATCAATTTGAACAAGAGATGTTGACTTGGTCAAAAGCCAATGATAC
This sequence is a window from Enterococcus sp. 7F3_DIV0205. Protein-coding genes within it:
- the cbpA gene encoding cyclic di-AMP binding protein CbpA — its product is MLLKSVVIKKKNLTTVNESCTLEEALKILEDSGYRCVPILDESEKIFRGNIYKMHIYRHKANGGDMNLPVTYLLKNATKFIFVNTSFFKVFFTIKELPYIAVLDENNYFYGILTHSTLLNILAQSWNIQRGSYVLTIATTGKQGDLAAMTKIIAKHSSIASCITLDIGEDEFIRRTLITLPAETTEETCAVIVENLERKNLKVVEIEDLQANAE
- the rpmG gene encoding 50S ribosomal protein L33 gives rise to the protein MATKKSALACSDCGSRNYSKAVSEGKRGERLEIKKFCKYCQKYTLHKETK
- the secE gene encoding preprotein translocase subunit SecE; protein product: MKFLRSVKDEMKQVTWPSKKQLRKDTLVVIETSIIFAALFFVMDTVIQKAFALILK
- the nusG gene encoding transcription termination/antitermination protein NusG, with product MESFEKNWYVLHTYSGYENKVKANIESRAQSMGMGDFIFRVVVPEETETEVKNGKSKEIVHKTFPGYVLVEMTMTDDSWYVVRNTPGVTGFVGSHGAGSKPAPLLQEEINHILRSIGMSTRQSDLDVALGDTVRIIEGAFSGLEGEVTEVDEERQKLKVNIDMFGRETSTELDFEQVDSI
- a CDS encoding alpha/beta fold hydrolase, coding for MKKKKYYLLVASCLLLLFTGCISKKTAKDENQPVTKNSATSETTQKSTIPTLFIHGYSGGSGSFGRMIKRMEASDQTKKELILTVSPEGEVQAKGNLSGKKNNPSIQVLFKDNKNNEWNQAEWIKNCLTYIQEHYSVTEVNLVGHSMGGASSLRYLTTYGDNENLPKVKKFIGIAAPFNNFVELSNGETLEDVINNGPTIQSERYADYVNGIERVPKDLNVMIIAGDVKDGSLSDEAVPVADALSVVSLLNKHGNNVKEQVFYGKSAQHSQLHENTEVDQLVADFLWKQ
- a CDS encoding LacI family DNA-binding transcriptional regulator gives rise to the protein MKIRMKDIAKMANVSEAAVSLVLNDKPSRISEKKKQEIKTIAKELNYIPNIAAQSLAKKASQTIGVVIPDIENPFFSKLCKQLEERFRAMGYLTIIVNSNDDFTVEKNLIQMLLNRGVDGLIIALSNESFSCKKEQEDFLKEIDAPFVLVDRQVSIKDVNQVYFDSQEGGKLSTEYLLENGHRNIAFMTGDFKVPSTLERIKGYRKALQSYDINVKEDYIIETGYRFNCGIEKANELFKLTDVTAVITSNDMVAFGVLKQALNSGKKIPEELSVIGYDRLEIADILGTSLATVEQNISSLTEQAVSLLKKKLTKKQLKATTIILQPSLFKGKSVKKIK
- the rihC gene encoding ribonucleoside hydrolase RihC yields the protein MIKEKRPIIIDTDPGIDDAVALSIALNHPELDVKLLTTVAGNVNVHKTTENTLKLVSFFEKQVPVAKGCDKPLLIQLEDSAEIHGESGMDGYDFPKATAKALDIHAVEAMKDCILSSSEPITLVPIAALTNIALLLSMYPETKQNIKEIVMMGGSLSRGNTNTSAEFNTYVDPHAAQIVFQSGIPIVMVGLDVTSTAVLTKNETEKIKAFGKVGNMFYSLFQHYRGGSLQTGLKMHDVCAIAYLTDPDLFTVQETFIEIALDGPAAGATVADLKMKYHDSTNATACLDIDIPAFQKWVVSNLEKIN
- the dcuC gene encoding C4-dicarboxylate transporter DcuC, producing the protein MIESLLVLVVLALVAYLIIKNYHPALSLISGALILLLFAVLLGHPLYPADEGTGLAFFDIFLKFKDTIIAQVSSAGIVIMILFGYSGYMNVIGANQVAVNILVKPLQKIKSKALFVPLVFLVGNLMSLVVPSASSLAIILMAILYPMLASMGISSLTAAGVIAMTATIMPTPLGADNVIAAQTLDYDLLTYVAWNAKISIPTLLIMAVVHYFWQKYCDKKEGAAAFVAIENDGLAKQEEFDTPKIYALLPLLPLILILVVGITSMFVKGIQMDIFVLTFISFFIAVAFETIRHRSYKKIQDSAAEMFKGMGQGFSQVVMLVVGGSLFTTAVQSLGIIDNLMASVESSASAGLVTTLIFSGATTLFGILSGGGLAMFYAVIELIPDIASKAGIDGILISLPMQMIANLARTISPVAAVVMIVASTVGVSPVRILKRTSVPTIVGIICVVVLSILLLPY
- a CDS encoding GNAT family N-acetyltransferase, encoding MEITLAELKDFKEINDLFESAKKYMDQTNVHQWTKFYPNEHIVQHDIYERSLYKLVEEHHIVAVATVDKLDQNIYSLRRIATNPDYISNGYASSLLNDIINRVKEKNGKHIYSSTNHSNRSMQHFFKKHGFEKISEYTEIEREHLGSFYKYLKKI
- the rbsK gene encoding ribokinase, translated to MNKVIVLGSINMDMVMETDRLPKIGETLLGETIDYYVGGKGANQAVAASRVGAEVSLIGKIGDDTFGSKVYKHLENEHIDVSAVISEKNIFTGVASIFKLKEDNAIVVLPGANMLLTNIDSELNERITAKDVLLTQLEIPVDTVKKGLQLAKSKGAITILNPAPYNDQVTDMLPFVDIITPNETEFEGLLGHRIPDADQFEQEMLTWSKANDTQLIVTRGGEGISYTTKNEVVTVPAEKVTIVDTTGAGDTFNGILAACLAKGMSTSEAIKLSGKGATLSITKLGAQTGMPTLAEIEAF